From one Catenulispora sp. GP43 genomic stretch:
- a CDS encoding SDR family NAD(P)-dependent oxidoreductase yields MTASKTVLITGTSSGIGLAAAVAAARAGWEVVATMRDPGKAGHLLAEAGAVGAAGRIHVERLDVTDPAGIQSAVARVTAAHDGLDAVVNNAGAGVVGTIEVAGMDPVRAAMEVNYFGVVEVTQAAMPHLRASKGRLVTVTSVGGVVGQPFNEAYCAAKFAVEGFMEALAPVAATVGVRVTVVEPGAVASEFVASQRLDVPALVAGAGPYGPALQSYIDRARQSFGNAQSAAEAAATVLEVLESEDPPFRAQTSEWARGFVGTKLADVDGSAVQGMTAQWVGAR; encoded by the coding sequence ATGACCGCCTCGAAGACCGTTCTGATCACGGGCACCTCCTCGGGCATCGGGCTGGCCGCGGCCGTGGCCGCCGCGCGCGCCGGCTGGGAGGTCGTGGCCACCATGCGCGACCCGGGCAAGGCCGGCCACCTGCTGGCCGAGGCCGGCGCGGTCGGGGCCGCGGGACGGATCCACGTCGAGCGCCTCGACGTCACCGACCCGGCCGGCATCCAGTCCGCTGTGGCGCGTGTGACGGCCGCGCATGACGGGCTCGACGCGGTGGTCAACAACGCCGGGGCCGGCGTGGTCGGGACGATCGAGGTCGCCGGGATGGACCCGGTCCGGGCGGCCATGGAGGTCAACTACTTCGGCGTGGTGGAGGTCACCCAGGCGGCGATGCCGCACCTGCGGGCGTCGAAGGGGCGGCTGGTCACGGTCACCAGCGTCGGCGGCGTGGTCGGGCAGCCGTTCAACGAGGCGTACTGCGCGGCGAAGTTCGCCGTCGAGGGCTTCATGGAGGCGCTGGCCCCGGTCGCGGCGACGGTCGGGGTGCGGGTGACGGTGGTCGAGCCCGGCGCGGTGGCCAGCGAGTTCGTCGCCAGCCAGCGGCTGGACGTGCCGGCGCTGGTGGCCGGCGCCGGTCCCTACGGTCCGGCGCTGCAGAGCTACATCGACCGCGCGCGCCAGTCCTTCGGCAACGCGCAGAGCGCCGCTGAGGCCGCCGCGACGGTCCTGGAGGTGCTGGAGTCCGAGGACCCGCCGTTCCGGGCCCAGACCTCCGAGTGGGCCCGCGGGTTCGTCGGGACCAAGCTGGCCGACGTCGACGGGTCCGCGGTGCAGGGCATGACGGCGCAGTGGGTCGGGGCGCGGTGA
- a CDS encoding MFS transporter, whose protein sequence is MSLLPQDRVQRTMAVATFVNTIGNGMYMTVMVMYFTRSVGLPASQVGLGFTVAGLVGLVAGVPVGHLADRRGPREVSVVLGLLAGVVMLAFTMVHSFWQFLGVAVVENLVASSNRAARGAMIARFGGEDKAVFRAYLRSVTNVGIALGGVAGGLGLVFDTHAWYVGLIGFNAVSFVVSALIALRVPRMDPLPVPPGANRWLALGDRRFLACAGLIGLMSMQFEVLLFAAPLWIAKLGHAPRWTVGAVLVINTVLVATLQVRMSRGVDTVAKGVKATVRSGWVFAGAAALFGSIGWVPAWAAVVLLLVAAAVHSLGEIVQQAGVFELGYELAAEHAQGQYQGLLSMVTGAAMSLAPGIYALACVDWAPAGWFVIGAVFAAAGCAMPLAVRIRPPALLAAKEAAVAMEAAAGQAAVSAAVSAV, encoded by the coding sequence TTGAGTTTGCTGCCACAGGACCGGGTTCAACGGACCATGGCCGTCGCCACGTTCGTCAACACGATCGGCAACGGCATGTACATGACCGTCATGGTCATGTACTTCACGCGGTCGGTCGGCCTGCCGGCCTCGCAGGTGGGCCTGGGCTTCACCGTCGCCGGGCTGGTCGGGCTTGTCGCCGGGGTCCCGGTCGGACACCTCGCGGACCGGCGCGGGCCGCGTGAGGTGAGCGTGGTGCTCGGACTGCTGGCCGGGGTGGTGATGCTGGCGTTCACCATGGTGCACAGCTTCTGGCAGTTTCTCGGGGTGGCAGTCGTCGAGAACCTGGTCGCCTCCAGCAACCGGGCCGCGCGCGGGGCGATGATCGCGCGGTTCGGGGGCGAGGACAAGGCGGTGTTCCGGGCGTATCTGCGTTCGGTGACCAACGTCGGGATCGCCTTGGGCGGGGTGGCCGGCGGACTCGGTCTGGTCTTCGACACGCACGCCTGGTACGTCGGGCTGATCGGTTTCAACGCCGTGTCGTTCGTCGTGTCCGCGCTGATCGCGTTGCGGGTGCCGCGGATGGATCCGCTGCCGGTGCCGCCGGGGGCCAACCGGTGGCTCGCGTTGGGGGACCGGCGGTTCCTTGCCTGCGCCGGGCTGATCGGCTTGATGAGCATGCAGTTCGAGGTGCTGCTGTTCGCCGCGCCGCTGTGGATCGCCAAGCTGGGGCACGCTCCGCGCTGGACCGTCGGCGCGGTGCTGGTGATCAACACGGTGCTGGTGGCGACGCTGCAGGTGCGGATGAGCCGGGGCGTGGACACGGTCGCCAAGGGCGTGAAGGCCACGGTCCGGTCCGGATGGGTCTTCGCCGGGGCCGCGGCGCTGTTCGGGTCGATCGGGTGGGTGCCGGCGTGGGCGGCGGTGGTGCTGCTGCTGGTCGCCGCCGCGGTGCACTCCCTCGGCGAGATCGTGCAGCAGGCCGGGGTGTTCGAGCTCGGGTACGAGCTGGCCGCCGAGCACGCTCAGGGCCAGTACCAGGGGCTGCTGTCGATGGTGACCGGGGCCGCCATGTCGCTGGCGCCGGGGATCTACGCGCTGGCGTGCGTGGACTGGGCGCCCGCCGGATGGTTCGTGATCGGGGCGGTGTTCGCGGCCGCCGGGTGCGCGATGCCGCTGGCGGTGCGGATCCGGCCGCCGGCGCTGCTGGCCGCGAAGGAGGCCGCGGTGGCGATGGAGGCGGCGGCTGGGCAGGCGGCGGTGTCTGCGGCGGTGTCGGCGGTCTGA
- a CDS encoding GNAT family N-acetyltransferase translates to MSELLIRRADPADPVDRAALERMWLMFRHDMSEFAEQLPNPDGSFRSEWLMSALEDENWAAYLALVGDRPAGFAFVRALEQPARVLNSFFIARGARRNGYGTRFVKQVLAAHPGPWEIAFQERNVEGAQFWRRVASEVAGDAWREEVRPPMTGGTASNVWVVIP, encoded by the coding sequence GTGTCTGAACTGCTGATTCGCCGCGCCGACCCCGCCGATCCCGTCGACCGTGCGGCGCTGGAACGCATGTGGCTGATGTTCCGCCACGACATGTCGGAGTTCGCCGAGCAGCTGCCCAATCCGGACGGCTCGTTCCGGAGCGAGTGGCTGATGTCGGCTTTGGAGGACGAGAACTGGGCCGCGTACCTGGCGCTCGTCGGAGACCGCCCCGCGGGGTTCGCCTTCGTACGCGCCTTGGAGCAGCCGGCTCGTGTGCTGAACAGCTTCTTCATCGCGCGCGGCGCTCGACGCAACGGGTACGGGACGCGGTTCGTCAAGCAGGTGCTCGCCGCGCATCCGGGGCCGTGGGAGATCGCATTCCAGGAGCGGAACGTGGAAGGCGCGCAGTTCTGGCGGCGCGTGGCCTCGGAGGTCGCCGGCGACGCGTGGCGTGAGGAGGTACGGCCGCCGATGACCGGCGGGACGGCGTCGAACGTGTGGGTCGTTATTCCGTAG
- a CDS encoding RNA ligase family protein, protein MRVHYPRTPHLPWSPGATADDVRTRDLSGLAGRRVIVTEKMDGENTTLYADGLHARSLDSAHHPSRAWVKALHGRIAARIPEGWRISGENLFAKHSIPYEDLDGYFYGFSVWDGDQCLDWISTVAFLQGLGIPTPRVLWAGDFDEKLIQQQLKLDLNHQEGYVVRPAEGFAYTEFAERVAKWVRPSHVQTDTHWMHAEVVPNKLGAKAPFWAARSGVDVGAEELATALSLEPPKHDDVVADAYSRLDASGCHGNARLVGSVAALLHHRPRAALMADLAASLEMPTVRRIADVVGLARRVQTPIDDEYRRAGLTRMAFGTDLATLHAVAAATAPDTAAAENVAWSVLFSDDLAVLPATLRLACREAFAELPPRAADRCWGEARHLLAEGRIASAEEATAATWRWRDGAFPKLLHMVGVSGSGKSSTAKTLAGRAGTELISLDDLRTARGSRADQSANQEVLSEGLRLLDDALARGGDVVWDATSLTRQQRGLVDAVARRRNALIEHQVHLAPASVLEERNAERAHPVPGKVLAAQLRRFDPPYPGEAHRAVYADTVGDDAAYDVLAYSVWEG, encoded by the coding sequence ATGCGAGTCCACTATCCCCGCACCCCTCATCTGCCCTGGTCGCCCGGCGCCACCGCAGACGACGTGCGTACCCGGGATCTGTCAGGGCTCGCAGGCCGCCGCGTCATCGTCACCGAGAAGATGGACGGGGAGAACACCACCCTCTATGCCGACGGACTGCACGCGCGTTCCTTGGACTCCGCGCATCATCCGTCGCGCGCATGGGTGAAGGCGCTGCACGGCCGTATCGCCGCGCGGATCCCCGAAGGATGGCGGATTTCCGGTGAGAACCTGTTCGCTAAGCATTCGATCCCTTATGAGGACCTGGACGGGTACTTCTATGGGTTCTCTGTATGGGACGGCGACCAGTGTCTGGACTGGATATCCACAGTGGCGTTCCTTCAGGGACTGGGGATTCCGACGCCGCGTGTGCTGTGGGCCGGCGACTTCGACGAGAAGCTGATCCAGCAGCAGCTGAAGCTGGATCTGAACCACCAAGAGGGCTACGTAGTGCGTCCCGCGGAGGGATTCGCTTATACGGAGTTCGCGGAGCGTGTCGCCAAGTGGGTCCGACCGTCTCATGTGCAGACCGACACACACTGGATGCACGCCGAAGTGGTGCCCAACAAGCTCGGGGCCAAGGCTCCGTTCTGGGCCGCGCGCAGCGGAGTCGATGTCGGTGCTGAGGAACTGGCTACCGCGCTTTCTCTAGAGCCGCCCAAGCACGACGACGTCGTGGCCGATGCCTACTCGCGTCTCGACGCCTCCGGCTGCCACGGCAACGCGCGGTTGGTCGGCTCCGTCGCCGCGCTTCTGCATCACCGACCGCGCGCCGCGCTCATGGCAGATCTCGCGGCGTCGCTGGAGATGCCGACGGTGCGGCGCATCGCGGACGTAGTCGGACTCGCTCGCCGTGTGCAGACGCCTATCGATGACGAGTATCGGCGTGCGGGGCTCACGCGTATGGCGTTCGGCACGGACCTGGCCACGCTTCATGCCGTTGCCGCCGCTACCGCCCCGGACACTGCTGCTGCGGAGAACGTCGCATGGTCGGTCTTGTTCTCCGACGATCTCGCGGTGCTTCCCGCGACGCTTCGTCTGGCCTGCCGCGAGGCCTTCGCCGAGCTTCCCCCGCGAGCCGCCGACCGCTGCTGGGGCGAAGCACGTCACCTGCTCGCCGAGGGGCGCATCGCCTCGGCCGAGGAGGCCACGGCGGCGACGTGGCGCTGGCGGGACGGAGCGTTCCCGAAGCTGCTGCACATGGTCGGCGTGTCCGGGAGCGGCAAGAGCTCGACGGCGAAGACCCTCGCGGGCCGCGCCGGCACGGAGCTCATCAGCCTCGACGACCTGCGCACGGCGCGGGGATCGCGGGCGGATCAGTCGGCGAACCAGGAAGTGCTCAGCGAAGGCCTGCGGCTGCTCGACGACGCTTTGGCGCGGGGAGGCGACGTGGTCTGGGACGCGACGTCGCTGACCCGGCAGCAGCGGGGCTTGGTCGATGCGGTCGCGCGGCGCCGCAATGCGCTGATCGAGCATCAGGTGCATCTCGCTCCGGCATCGGTGCTGGAGGAGCGGAACGCGGAGCGTGCGCATCCTGTGCCCGGGAAGGTGCTGGCTGCCCAGCTGCGCCGTTTCGACCCGCCGTATCCCGGCGAGGCGCACCGCGCGGTCTACGCCGACACGGTCGGGGACGATGCGGCGTACGACGTTCTCGCGTACTCCGTCTGGGAGGGCTGA
- a CDS encoding RNA repair domain-containing protein, translating into MRTSQEIYHRVRWDARFDASRFVMGLEQRGREPKRVPLPSFDPQGDIPWHRVLFFEADGRLVWDRASGVDALDASGAGLAQRTRLLAAPFFEPRTPHAFVDGRWQPAGTLSSAATADTELRVLTWNTLWDRYDGALIRTAERRPMLLAALRDAEVDVIALQEVEPALVKMLLAQDWVRAEWTLGGDPRSADVADSGLLVLSRLPVVEAGWHALARYKAVTAVVVETVAGPVVVANTHLSSDHSTDGAGLRGEQLGQLADGLRDIDSVPVVLVGDFNDDSEAPAARLGMTDAWTRVHGVADETATFDPVGNPLAAVSSLTGQAKRLDRVLLLGAAASDARLIGETPNAEGLFVSDHYGITAVVTPVASTTTTPTATAIAIATTSPAIDATPTARTAVAWIPPNATWDSIQEVRQRLDPQVLRWPPHVNLLFGFIAESEFDAAIPLLSKAAATVAAFETELAEVRHFTHRGDSTLWLHPTGDAWQKLYAALLEAFPACRGRETFTPHLTIGKVADPSRTPVKIAPIATEVGELAVLSRRADGPMKVRAVIELGSGAVRWTDAEAGDPTLLRASDLDRPAATLTSRITEALPEAVVLLAGSRRTGTHLAGADVDLVAAVPGTPDVDVLERRVAEALGEGHRVRQLVAARVPGLRIVTARLSADLVLAPTGDIPPAEAVARRTELGETIAGSLSAVSDAEALLALRPGPHVRQVKAWAHARGLDAAPLGGLPGFAWALMAARCRDLTDFFETWAAHTWHLPIPTPTAPIRDLTLHLTPSMRDLITEELYEAWETATANPDPLPALLTPPPMHRRHRRWAVVTLTADGIEARDVLEGRVRGRLRSLLSALDEAGITGTHTWPRPFHATPAELRTAIGLGRTPPTREELGAIAKPWLRGLGGVTVELAANGDVPTLG; encoded by the coding sequence ATGCGTACCAGTCAGGAGATCTACCACCGGGTGCGATGGGACGCGCGGTTCGACGCGTCGCGATTCGTGATGGGGCTGGAGCAGCGCGGGCGCGAGCCGAAGCGGGTACCGCTGCCCTCGTTCGATCCGCAGGGGGACATCCCGTGGCACCGGGTGCTGTTCTTCGAGGCTGACGGCCGGCTGGTGTGGGACCGGGCTTCGGGAGTGGACGCGTTGGACGCCTCCGGGGCGGGGCTGGCGCAGCGGACGCGGCTGCTGGCGGCCCCGTTCTTCGAGCCGCGGACGCCGCACGCTTTCGTGGACGGTCGCTGGCAACCGGCCGGCACTCTTTCATCCGCCGCCACGGCCGACACTGAACTGCGTGTCCTGACGTGGAACACGTTGTGGGACCGCTACGACGGAGCCCTGATCCGTACGGCCGAACGCCGTCCCATGCTGCTCGCGGCTTTGCGCGACGCGGAGGTGGACGTGATCGCGCTGCAAGAGGTCGAGCCGGCGCTGGTGAAGATGCTGCTGGCGCAGGACTGGGTCCGCGCGGAGTGGACGCTCGGCGGCGATCCGCGCTCGGCGGATGTCGCGGACAGCGGGCTGCTGGTGCTCAGCCGGCTGCCGGTGGTCGAGGCCGGGTGGCATGCGCTGGCTCGGTACAAGGCGGTCACGGCGGTGGTCGTGGAGACGGTCGCCGGCCCGGTCGTCGTCGCGAACACGCATCTGAGCAGCGATCACTCCACCGACGGCGCCGGGCTGCGCGGTGAGCAGCTCGGGCAGCTGGCCGACGGGCTGCGGGACATCGACTCGGTACCCGTGGTTCTCGTCGGCGATTTCAACGACGACAGCGAGGCACCGGCCGCCCGCCTCGGCATGACCGATGCGTGGACGCGGGTGCATGGCGTGGCGGACGAGACCGCGACATTCGATCCGGTGGGGAATCCGCTGGCCGCGGTCTCGTCGCTGACCGGGCAGGCGAAGCGGTTGGACAGGGTGCTGCTGCTCGGCGCCGCGGCTTCGGACGCGCGGCTGATCGGCGAGACGCCGAACGCCGAGGGGCTGTTCGTGTCCGACCACTATGGGATCACCGCGGTTGTCACTCCTGTTGCCTCGACGACGACCACACCCACCGCCACCGCCATCGCCATCGCCACCACCTCACCAGCGATCGACGCGACGCCGACCGCACGAACCGCCGTCGCCTGGATCCCGCCGAACGCGACGTGGGACTCGATCCAGGAGGTCCGGCAGCGGCTCGACCCCCAGGTTCTGCGCTGGCCCCCGCATGTCAATCTGCTGTTCGGTTTCATCGCCGAGTCGGAGTTCGACGCCGCGATCCCCTTGCTGAGCAAGGCCGCGGCGACCGTCGCCGCGTTCGAGACCGAGCTCGCCGAAGTCCGGCACTTCACTCATCGCGGCGACAGCACCCTGTGGCTGCATCCCACCGGGGATGCGTGGCAGAAACTGTATGCGGCGTTGCTCGAAGCGTTCCCCGCCTGCCGCGGTCGCGAGACGTTCACGCCGCACCTGACGATCGGCAAGGTCGCGGATCCGAGCCGGACGCCGGTGAAGATCGCGCCGATCGCCACCGAGGTCGGGGAACTGGCGGTGCTCTCGCGCCGTGCGGACGGGCCGATGAAGGTGCGCGCGGTCATCGAGCTGGGCAGCGGGGCGGTTCGCTGGACGGACGCCGAGGCCGGCGATCCAACTCTCCTGCGGGCTTCCGACCTCGACCGGCCCGCCGCGACCCTGACCAGCCGCATCACCGAGGCCCTGCCCGAAGCGGTCGTCCTCCTGGCCGGTTCCCGCCGCACCGGCACACACCTCGCCGGCGCGGACGTCGACCTGGTCGCGGCCGTCCCCGGCACGCCGGACGTGGACGTGCTCGAACGGCGCGTGGCCGAGGCACTCGGCGAGGGGCACCGGGTGCGCCAGCTGGTCGCCGCCCGCGTGCCCGGCCTGCGCATCGTCACCGCCCGCCTCAGCGCGGACCTGGTCCTGGCCCCGACCGGCGACATCCCGCCCGCCGAAGCGGTGGCACGGCGCACCGAACTCGGCGAGACCATCGCCGGCTCCCTGTCCGCGGTCTCCGACGCCGAGGCGCTCCTCGCCCTCCGTCCGGGCCCGCACGTCCGGCAGGTCAAGGCCTGGGCGCACGCCCGCGGCCTCGACGCCGCCCCGCTCGGCGGCCTCCCCGGCTTCGCCTGGGCGCTGATGGCGGCACGCTGCCGCGACCTCACCGACTTCTTCGAGACCTGGGCCGCCCACACCTGGCACCTCCCGATCCCGACCCCCACCGCACCGATCCGCGACCTGACCCTGCACCTCACCCCGTCGATGCGCGACCTGATCACCGAAGAGCTCTACGAAGCCTGGGAGACGGCCACGGCGAACCCCGATCCGCTCCCCGCCCTGCTGACGCCGCCCCCGATGCACCGCCGACACCGCCGCTGGGCCGTGGTCACCCTGACCGCGGACGGCATCGAGGCACGCGACGTCCTCGAAGGACGCGTCCGAGGCCGCCTGCGCAGCCTGCTGTCAGCCCTCGACGAGGCCGGCATCACCGGCACCCACACCTGGCCCCGCCCCTTCCACGCCACCCCCGCGGAGCTGCGCACCGCCATCGGCCTGGGCCGCACACCGCCGACGCGCGAGGAGCTCGGCGCGATCGCCAAGCCGTGGCTGCGGGGGCTGGGCGGGGTGACGGTGGAGCTGGCCGCGAACGGGGATGTGCCGACGCTGGGGTAG
- a CDS encoding PhzF family phenazine biosynthesis protein → MSVMADVHIVRVFTDAHGLFGNNLGVVLDAADLDADAGRKLASDLRFSEVVFVDDVESARLRIFTPAAELPLAGHPLVGTAWLLARLSGREVPTLRPQKAAEVPTWAEGGRTWIRGRIADAPDWGLVEVADEAAVETLAVPPGPEYRRHQFWAWTDEPNGVMRARVFAADSGVDEDEATGSAAMRQVGALRRPLVIRQGWGSEILARPAQTEGWAEIGGRVAGDGMRTVTVGGTA, encoded by the coding sequence ATGAGCGTGATGGCCGACGTCCATATAGTCCGGGTGTTCACCGATGCGCACGGGTTGTTCGGCAACAACCTGGGCGTCGTCCTGGACGCCGCGGATCTCGACGCCGACGCGGGCCGCAAGCTCGCCTCGGACTTGCGGTTCAGCGAGGTGGTGTTCGTCGACGACGTCGAGAGCGCCCGGCTGCGCATCTTCACCCCGGCCGCGGAGCTCCCGCTGGCCGGCCACCCCCTGGTCGGCACCGCCTGGCTCCTGGCCCGGCTGTCCGGCCGCGAGGTCCCCACCCTGCGCCCGCAGAAGGCCGCCGAGGTCCCGACCTGGGCGGAGGGCGGCCGCACCTGGATCCGCGGCCGCATCGCCGACGCCCCGGACTGGGGCCTGGTAGAGGTCGCCGACGAGGCCGCGGTGGAGACCCTGGCGGTCCCGCCGGGCCCGGAGTACCGCCGCCACCAGTTCTGGGCCTGGACGGACGAGCCGAACGGGGTCATGCGGGCCCGGGTGTTCGCCGCGGACAGCGGCGTCGACGAGGACGAGGCCACCGGCTCGGCGGCGATGCGGCAGGTCGGCGCGCTGCGCAGGCCGCTGGTGATCCGGCAGGGGTGGGGATCGGAGATCCTGGCGCGGCCGGCGCAGACCGAGGGATGGGCTGAGATCGGCGGGCGGGTCGCGGGGGACGGGATGCGGACGGTGACGGTCGGGGGGACGGCTTAG
- the lepA gene encoding translation elongation factor 4 yields the protein MPALPPNIPQPSNTDQALIRNFCIIAHIDHGKSTLADRMLQLTGVVDERAMRAQYLDRMDIERERGITIKSQAVRLPWRADDGKTYILNMIDTPGHVDFTYEVSRSLAACEGTLLLVDAAQGIEAQTLANLYLAMENDLQIIPVLNKIDLPAAQPEKYAEEMARLIGCEPDEVLRVSAKSGVGVPDVLNEVVRRIPAPAGDPNGPARAMIFDSVYDSYRGVVTYVRVVDGHLNKRERIQMMSTGATHELLEIGVISPEPTASLGLGAGEVGYLITGVKDVRQSKVGDTVTTLNKGATDSLGGYKEPKPMVFSGIYPIDGSDYPELREALDKLQLNDAALVYEPETSAALGFGFRCGFLGLLHLEIIRERLDREFNLDLIATAPSVVYRVDMEDGTEHIVTNPSEMPGGKVTAIHEPVVRATILTPNDFVGAVMELCQSRRGSLLGMDYLSEDRVEIRYTLPLAEIVFDFFDSLKSKTRGYASLDYEPTSEQQADLVKVDILLHGETVDAFSAIVHKDKAYAYGVRMTERLRELIPRQQFEVPIQAAIGSRVIARESVRAMRKDVLAKCYGGDISRKRKLLEKQKEGKKRMKMVGRVEVPQDAFIAALTNETGDKAKK from the coding sequence GTGCCCGCCCTTCCGCCGAACATCCCGCAGCCGTCGAACACCGACCAGGCGCTGATCCGCAACTTCTGCATCATCGCCCACATCGACCACGGCAAGTCGACCCTGGCCGACCGGATGCTCCAGCTCACCGGTGTGGTCGACGAGCGTGCCATGCGTGCGCAGTACCTGGACCGGATGGACATCGAGCGCGAGCGCGGGATCACCATCAAGTCGCAGGCCGTCCGGCTGCCCTGGCGGGCCGACGACGGCAAGACCTACATCCTGAACATGATCGACACCCCCGGGCACGTGGACTTCACCTACGAGGTCTCGCGCTCGCTGGCGGCCTGTGAGGGCACCCTGCTGCTGGTCGACGCCGCGCAGGGCATCGAGGCGCAGACCCTGGCCAACCTGTACCTGGCCATGGAGAACGACCTGCAGATCATCCCGGTCCTGAACAAGATCGACCTGCCGGCCGCGCAGCCGGAGAAGTACGCCGAGGAGATGGCGCGGCTGATCGGCTGCGAGCCCGACGAGGTCCTCCGGGTCAGCGCCAAGTCCGGCGTCGGCGTCCCGGACGTGCTCAACGAGGTGGTCCGCCGGATCCCGGCCCCGGCCGGCGATCCGAACGGCCCGGCGCGCGCGATGATCTTCGACTCGGTCTACGACTCCTACCGGGGCGTGGTCACCTACGTCCGGGTCGTCGACGGGCACCTGAACAAGCGCGAGCGCATCCAGATGATGTCCACCGGCGCCACTCACGAGCTGCTGGAGATCGGCGTCATCTCCCCGGAGCCGACCGCCTCGCTGGGCCTGGGCGCCGGCGAGGTGGGCTACCTGATCACCGGTGTGAAGGACGTGCGCCAGTCCAAGGTCGGTGACACCGTCACCACCCTGAACAAGGGCGCCACGGACTCCCTCGGCGGGTACAAGGAGCCCAAGCCGATGGTGTTCTCCGGCATCTACCCGATCGACGGCTCGGACTACCCGGAGCTGCGCGAGGCCCTGGACAAGCTGCAGCTCAACGACGCGGCCCTGGTCTACGAGCCGGAGACGTCGGCCGCGCTGGGCTTCGGCTTCCGCTGCGGCTTCCTGGGCCTGCTGCACCTGGAGATCATCCGCGAGCGCCTGGACCGCGAGTTCAACCTGGACCTGATCGCCACCGCGCCGTCGGTGGTGTACCGGGTCGACATGGAGGACGGCACCGAGCACATCGTCACCAACCCCTCGGAGATGCCCGGCGGCAAGGTGACGGCGATCCACGAGCCGGTGGTGCGCGCGACCATCCTGACCCCGAACGACTTCGTCGGCGCGGTGATGGAGCTGTGCCAGAGCCGGCGCGGTTCGCTGCTGGGCATGGACTACCTGTCCGAGGACCGCGTCGAGATCCGCTACACGCTGCCGCTGGCCGAGATCGTCTTCGACTTCTTCGACTCGCTGAAGTCCAAGACCCGCGGCTACGCCTCGCTGGACTACGAGCCCACCAGCGAGCAGCAGGCCGACCTGGTGAAGGTGGACATCCTGCTGCACGGCGAGACCGTCGACGCCTTCTCGGCGATCGTGCACAAGGACAAGGCGTACGCCTACGGGGTGCGCATGACCGAGCGGCTGCGCGAGCTGATCCCGCGCCAGCAGTTCGAGGTGCCGATCCAGGCCGCGATCGGCTCCCGGGTGATCGCCCGCGAGTCGGTGCGGGCCATGCGCAAGGACGTGCTCGCCAAGTGCTACGGCGGCGACATCTCCCGCAAGCGCAAACTGCTGGAGAAGCAGAAGGAGGGCAAGAAGCGCATGAAGATGGTCGGCCGGGTCGAGGTGCCCCAGGACGCCTTCATCGCCGCGCTGACCAATGAGACGGGTGACAAGGCCAAGAAGTAG
- the rpsT gene encoding 30S ribosomal protein S20: MANIKSQIKRIKTNEKARQRNKAVKSSLKTAIRKTREAVESGDHAKAQELAQAASRELDKAASKGVIHANQAANKKSALAKSVNALQG; the protein is encoded by the coding sequence GTGGCGAACATCAAGTCCCAGATCAAGCGGATCAAGACCAACGAGAAGGCGCGCCAGCGCAACAAGGCCGTCAAGTCCTCGCTGAAGACCGCGATCCGCAAGACCCGCGAGGCCGTCGAGTCCGGCGACCACGCGAAGGCGCAGGAGCTGGCCCAGGCCGCCTCCCGCGAGCTGGACAAGGCCGCCTCGAAGGGCGTCATCCACGCCAACCAGGCCGCGAACAAGAAGTCGGCGCTGGCCAAGAGCGTGAACGCCCTGCAGGGCTGA